In Spiroplasma chinense, a single window of DNA contains:
- a CDS encoding carbohydrate ABC transporter permease produces MLIEDLKVLSNKEEVFEQFDKMTFFEFFEFQREIDETVKNEKDSKFIFTNKQIAKFGYEYGLNKISSDLKFVTTKKHASFAEYSNKKIIVNKNDLEDYFHSKDEEFIKEMFEAKARRQLAKISYNDSHKEIKNENSRVNSSYSKLMNKIIKRDYDLNKKYIKETYLISKRKIKEMKILFTFNGELFYQKSKGKNFIQFSQDKKELDKQISKELREAKKIKDKEVSLEKQIEIYQKGIDYSYDWELKTKTLSVKKDFVKEYEILKENLLKEVSIAKEELNSEKNNKKKYLQSERLGIKQLKDEYKTDLNFASTKSELNELKKGFAQEKREVIESNIYRKAKSNYVYKKNSMKLGLKKAKVSYVSSIEDINNTLPVEVPKWKTILAPILGIIPGVGQIINGQTKKGLLMMLLLPIVIWFMLYGFGFANVEGPGILGLIDFGKSDPSSDGRFYLIEGVLAIIFITIAFLIVLGCMLDALFVSRTRNIGIRERKWSQTTEFLRTQGTPYILSFPAIIAIIFVILLPIITTIVIAFTNYGRGNDPARPGQYIEWVGFDNFRDIFGGKYSSSFKYVILWTVLWVLFAAFGAIISGTLGALLVNNDRVKFKGFFRLFFILPWAVPAFIMIMMFSLLFGSENFNALTKKLIGVDGWTNQQTQARVALIFINTWLGQSYIFLLITGIMQGISKDIYEASSIDGANRFKQTFKITIPMVFSQIAPLMLGQFTGAFSNFGLISLYGANGVALAPDGLPYPGEPGITDILISFVYKLSTTDTMYRYGLAASFIIVSSFFVVGISAFGFKNMKVFKN; encoded by the coding sequence ATGTTAATAGAAGATTTAAAAGTTCTTTCGAATAAAGAAGAAGTATTTGAACAATTTGATAAAATGACTTTCTTTGAATTTTTTGAGTTTCAAAGAGAAATTGATGAAACTGTAAAAAATGAAAAAGATTCAAAATTTATTTTTACAAATAAGCAAATTGCTAAATTTGGTTATGAGTATGGTTTAAATAAAATATCATCAGATCTAAAATTTGTTACTACTAAAAAACATGCTAGCTTTGCAGAATATTCAAATAAAAAAATAATAGTAAATAAAAATGATTTAGAAGATTACTTTCATTCAAAAGATGAAGAATTTATAAAAGAAATGTTTGAAGCAAAAGCTAGAAGACAACTTGCGAAAATAAGTTACAATGATTCTCACAAGGAAATTAAAAACGAAAACTCAAGAGTTAATTCTAGTTATTCAAAATTAATGAACAAAATTATAAAACGTGATTATGATTTAAATAAAAAATATATTAAAGAAACTTATTTGATCTCTAAAAGAAAAATAAAAGAGATGAAAATATTATTTACATTTAACGGAGAGTTATTTTATCAAAAAAGTAAAGGTAAAAACTTTATACAATTTAGCCAAGATAAAAAAGAATTAGATAAACAAATTTCTAAAGAATTAAGAGAAGCTAAAAAAATAAAAGATAAAGAAGTATCTCTTGAAAAACAAATTGAAATTTATCAAAAAGGTATTGATTACAGTTATGATTGAGAACTTAAAACAAAAACATTAAGTGTAAAAAAAGATTTTGTAAAAGAATATGAAATTCTTAAAGAAAATTTATTGAAAGAAGTTTCAATAGCAAAAGAAGAATTGAATTCTGAAAAAAACAATAAGAAAAAATATCTACAGTCAGAGAGATTAGGAATCAAACAACTAAAAGATGAATATAAAACTGACTTAAATTTCGCTTCAACTAAAAGTGAATTAAACGAATTAAAAAAAGGTTTTGCCCAAGAGAAAAGAGAAGTTATTGAAAGTAACATCTATAGAAAAGCAAAATCTAATTATGTTTACAAAAAGAACTCAATGAAACTTGGTTTGAAAAAAGCAAAAGTATCATATGTTTCAAGTATTGAAGACATAAACAATACATTACCAGTAGAAGTGCCAAAATGAAAAACTATACTGGCTCCAATTCTTGGAATTATTCCTGGAGTTGGTCAAATCATTAATGGGCAAACTAAAAAAGGATTGCTTATGATGTTGCTATTACCAATAGTAATATGATTTATGTTATATGGATTTGGATTTGCAAATGTTGAGGGACCAGGTATCCTTGGTTTAATTGACTTTGGTAAAAGTGATCCAAGTTCTGATGGAAGATTCTATTTAATTGAAGGGGTATTGGCAATAATATTCATTACCATAGCCTTTCTAATTGTTCTTGGTTGTATGCTTGATGCATTATTCGTATCAAGAACAAGAAACATAGGAATTAGAGAAAGAAAATGAAGTCAAACTACTGAGTTCTTAAGAACTCAAGGAACCCCTTACATACTTTCTTTCCCAGCAATTATTGCAATTATCTTTGTAATACTATTGCCTATTATTACAACAATAGTTATTGCATTTACAAATTATGGTAGAGGAAATGACCCTGCTAGACCTGGACAATATATTGAATGAGTTGGGTTTGATAACTTTAGAGATATTTTTGGTGGAAAATATTCATCATCATTCAAATATGTAATTTTGTGAACAGTTCTATGAGTTCTGTTTGCAGCATTTGGTGCCATAATTTCAGGAACACTAGGAGCTTTATTGGTAAATAATGACAGAGTTAAATTTAAAGGATTCTTTAGATTATTCTTCATATTACCTTGAGCTGTACCTGCATTTATTATGATTATGATGTTTAGTCTTTTGTTTGGAAGCGAAAACTTTAATGCACTTACAAAAAAACTCATTGGAGTTGATGGATGGACCAACCAGCAAACCCAAGCAAGGGTAGCTCTTATCTTTATTAACACTTGGTTAGGTCAATCATATATTTTCTTATTGATAACAGGTATCATGCAAGGAATATCAAAAGATATTTATGAAGCATCATCTATTGATGGGGCAAATAGATTTAAACAAACTTTTAAAATAACAATACCTATGGTATTTAGTCAAATTGCTCCACTTATGTTAGGGCAATTTACAGGAGCCTTTTCAAACTTTGGATTAATTAGTTTGTATGGAGCAAACGGTGTTGCATTAGCTCCTGATGGTCTGCCTTATCCAGGAGAACCTGGAATAACAGACATTCTTATATCATTCGTTTATAAATTATCAACAACAGATACAATGTATAGATATGGATTGGCTGCGTCATTCATTATTGTTTCATCATTCTTTGTTGTAGGTATTTCAGCATTTGGATTTAAAAACATGAAAGTATTTAAAAACTAG
- a CDS encoding lipoprotein yields the protein MKKILTLLSSITLVSASTASVVACGNGNKNTDIVIQANPASLDVYQKAAAAVNAKFEEAGVKFRAKIKESHMYENYVQISNKGVRDKSIPDVFIVDAFKYQLYKDQNNILNVSDLVKKYLLQTSDDEEHFGLKKTDSGIEITQGVPSARAWKAARINSGAEEYFGVVPSAIETISMMFDNNKFGITDDGHFTGSVLENEAVKAAVGENPIASLENMAIINEAMGYKPTGYLKALKGYFVAAAFNAMVKKHDADINPVEGSAKATIWQKTGEFPSQNYKDFDSLWENEKTKDDAKLVMDMMVRLGYSFGKPMRNALYNQVGDEAIDNATVASLRDGTTSMAALEIFNLQSYASFMKQADPKADIRVKDISSLKFDNSEGSPSLSSSAGGHGFAIKSTIANVSEKTKDGENLTKAGAAMLAIKELSDPKYSADFSITDGKYSPFKANKEAAVEQFNKTEGYGFYADAANEIAKGYEGVTDMPNTALDQASGTTWDTYRLAMNTSKNDTEWKAMADQFWTQFTDKWAKDKAEFIWG from the coding sequence ATGAAAAAGATACTTACTTTATTATCATCAATAACTTTGGTGAGTGCATCAACTGCTTCTGTTGTTGCATGTGGTAATGGAAACAAAAATACTGATATCGTTATTCAAGCAAATCCTGCTTCATTAGACGTATATCAAAAAGCAGCTGCTGCTGTAAATGCTAAATTTGAAGAGGCTGGAGTTAAATTTAGAGCAAAAATTAAAGAATCACATATGTATGAAAACTATGTACAAATTTCTAACAAAGGAGTTAGAGATAAAAGCATACCAGATGTATTTATAGTGGATGCTTTTAAATACCAGTTATATAAAGATCAAAATAACATTTTAAACGTAAGCGACTTAGTGAAAAAATACTTACTTCAAACTAGCGATGACGAAGAACATTTCGGATTGAAAAAAACAGATAGTGGAATTGAAATTACACAAGGTGTTCCCTCAGCTAGAGCTTGAAAAGCTGCACGAATAAATTCAGGTGCAGAAGAATACTTTGGGGTAGTTCCATCAGCTATTGAAACTATTTCAATGATGTTTGATAACAACAAGTTTGGAATTACAGATGATGGACATTTCACAGGAAGTGTTCTTGAAAACGAAGCTGTTAAAGCAGCTGTTGGAGAAAATCCCATAGCATCTCTAGAAAACATGGCAATCATTAACGAAGCTATGGGTTATAAACCTACAGGTTACTTAAAAGCTCTTAAAGGTTATTTTGTAGCTGCAGCTTTTAATGCAATGGTTAAAAAACATGATGCAGATATTAATCCTGTTGAAGGTTCTGCAAAAGCAACAATTTGACAAAAAACTGGAGAATTCCCTTCACAAAATTACAAAGATTTTGATTCACTTTGAGAAAATGAAAAAACTAAAGATGATGCAAAACTTGTAATGGATATGATGGTAAGACTTGGTTACTCATTTGGAAAACCAATGAGAAATGCATTATACAACCAAGTTGGTGATGAAGCTATTGATAATGCAACAGTTGCATCTCTAAGAGATGGAACTACAAGTATGGCTGCACTAGAAATATTCAACTTGCAGTCATATGCTTCATTTATGAAACAAGCTGATCCAAAAGCAGATATCAGAGTTAAAGATATTTCATCATTAAAATTTGATAACAGCGAAGGTAGTCCTTCACTTTCAAGTTCAGCTGGTGGACATGGATTTGCAATTAAAAGTACAATTGCAAATGTTTCTGAAAAAACTAAAGATGGAGAAAACTTAACAAAAGCTGGTGCCGCTATGTTGGCAATTAAAGAATTATCAGATCCAAAATATTCAGCAGATTTCTCTATAACTGATGGTAAATATTCACCATTCAAAGCTAACAAAGAAGCTGCAGTAGAACAATTTAATAAAACTGAAGGTTATGGTTTCTATGCAGATGCTGCAAACGAAATTGCAAAAGGATATGAAGGTGTAACTGATATGCCAAATACAGCTTTAGACCAAGCAAGTGGAACAACTTGAGATACATATCGTTTAGCAATGAACACATCAAAAAATGATACAGAATGAAAAGCAATGGCAGATCAATTCTGAACTCAATTCACAGACAAATGAGCTAAAGACAAAGCTGAATTTATCTGAGGTTAA
- a CDS encoding glycoside hydrolase family 32 protein — protein MKKLLNGLAAFSLVVSVSSTTVSCKNKASNKLDEKTFTNMFHVQNPDFGMMNDIQGGFFLNGKYHVYFLQNPDGIFNSDGENSGKEGSIWYHVTTTDFINWNYEGMSVPKSIEHYRDSSSGSLYVDTNNYFGYGENTVIAIVASFSDFGQTVMMYYSTDGGYDFSPVKEEPIITNPNIDIYDNFRDPYFFVREVDGKPQFVAYIAENNFIEVFTSSDPTKGFTPIKEKIYLKYPMLECPSLYEMNVKDKDGNNNGEKKWVLFYGGSGSNENDLNDPKLSSGTYYAVGTLNDEGLFVEDEAFTSKRLDFGPDYYAANFWKDKYVNTENDWLYTAAWANNWGYNWSVPNDGRLGLMSLARKITLVKNDTNDYEFNSEFVDFWNKEHKNETGRGTNASKLKTNNYVGVDEKVDGTVSKTESFLKDNKFKGETFKLDLDLKNTKENETVTFKIADNKYNVEAKIDLKESTVSVDRKIEHDFAMGAKEFNKLRTYPTKLDKEVKLEIYVDRNIIEFKFPDEKAFTMLKFPIGSKGEEVTITSSDGSNLDFSYYQLNWKKR, from the coding sequence ATGAAAAAATTGTTAAATGGTTTAGCTGCTTTCTCACTTGTTGTAAGTGTTTCTTCAACTACTGTGAGTTGTAAAAATAAAGCTTCAAACAAATTAGATGAAAAGACTTTTACCAATATGTTCCATGTGCAGAACCCAGACTTTGGAATGATGAATGATATTCAAGGTGGTTTCTTTTTAAATGGTAAATATCATGTTTACTTTCTTCAAAATCCTGATGGGATTTTCAATAGTGATGGTGAAAATTCAGGAAAAGAAGGTTCAATATGATATCACGTAACAACCACTGATTTTATAAATTGAAATTATGAGGGCATGTCAGTGCCCAAATCAATAGAACACTATAGAGATTCATCATCTGGTTCTTTATATGTAGATACTAATAACTATTTTGGTTATGGTGAAAATACTGTAATTGCTATTGTGGCATCTTTTAGTGATTTTGGACAAACTGTTATGATGTATTATTCAACTGATGGAGGATATGATTTTAGTCCAGTAAAAGAAGAACCAATAATAACAAATCCAAATATCGATATTTATGATAACTTTAGAGATCCATATTTCTTTGTAAGAGAGGTGGATGGAAAACCTCAATTTGTAGCTTACATTGCAGAAAATAACTTTATTGAAGTGTTTACATCATCCGACCCAACTAAAGGTTTCACACCAATTAAAGAAAAAATATATCTAAAATACCCAATGTTAGAGTGTCCTAGTTTATATGAAATGAATGTAAAAGATAAGGATGGAAATAATAATGGTGAAAAAAAATGAGTATTATTTTATGGAGGTAGTGGGTCTAATGAAAATGATTTAAATGATCCAAAACTTTCTTCAGGAACTTATTATGCTGTGGGGACTTTAAATGACGAAGGTTTATTTGTAGAAGATGAAGCATTCACATCTAAAAGATTAGATTTTGGTCCAGATTATTATGCTGCTAACTTTTGAAAAGATAAATATGTAAACACAGAAAATGACTGATTATATACAGCAGCTTGAGCAAATAACTGAGGATATAATTGAAGTGTTCCAAATGATGGAAGACTTGGATTAATGTCATTGGCAAGAAAAATAACTCTTGTAAAAAATGATACTAATGATTATGAATTTAATTCAGAATTTGTGGATTTTTGAAATAAAGAACATAAAAATGAAACTGGAAGAGGAACTAATGCTTCAAAATTAAAAACTAACAATTATGTTGGCGTAGACGAAAAAGTTGATGGTACAGTTTCAAAAACAGAGTCTTTCTTGAAAGATAACAAGTTTAAAGGAGAAACCTTTAAACTTGATTTAGATTTAAAAAATACTAAAGAAAATGAAACTGTAACATTTAAAATTGCAGACAATAAGTATAATGTGGAAGCAAAAATAGATCTTAAAGAAAGTACAGTAAGTGTGGATAGAAAAATTGAACATGACTTTGCTATGGGTGCAAAAGAATTCAATAAATTAAGAACATATCCTACTAAATTGGATAAAGAAGTTAAACTTGAAATTTATGTGGACAGAAATATAATAGAATTCAAGTTTCCAGATGAAAAAGCCTTCACTATGTTGAAATTTCCAATAGGAAGCAAAGGTGAAGAGGTAACAATAACCTCATCTGATGGTTCAAATCTAGACTTTAGTTACTATCAATTAAATTGAAAAAAAAGATAA
- a CDS encoding DeoR/GlpR family DNA-binding transcription regulator, producing the protein MNKERLNNTWNFLKTKNSHTSKTLLKYAKQNNINEMTFRRDLHLLEKNGFVKLHYGYLEVLTPELELTENIKVIKLVNLNLKEQIALEAVKLLENNDSIFVGPGSTCEVFVTQINVRVQLLVTNGINVLSKASKNNFVNTLIMVGGKLIHNTSIIAGSSAINQLDDFAFKKAFITAQHIDEDGNVYVDNHSELNFIKKVVSVSEKKYLLVDSTKYNSKGLIKICNLMQFDKVITK; encoded by the coding sequence ATGAATAAAGAGAGATTGAATAATACATGGAATTTTTTAAAAACCAAAAATAGTCATACTTCAAAAACCCTTTTGAAGTATGCAAAACAAAATAATATTAATGAAATGACATTTAGAAGAGATCTTCACCTATTAGAAAAGAATGGTTTTGTCAAACTTCACTATGGTTATTTAGAGGTTCTTACTCCAGAATTAGAACTAACTGAAAATATAAAAGTAATCAAATTAGTTAACTTAAATTTAAAAGAACAAATTGCTTTAGAAGCTGTAAAGTTACTAGAAAATAATGACTCAATATTTGTTGGACCAGGAAGTACTTGTGAAGTATTTGTAACTCAAATTAATGTGAGAGTCCAATTGCTTGTAACAAACGGAATTAACGTTCTAAGTAAAGCTTCAAAAAACAATTTTGTAAATACTTTAATTATGGTTGGGGGTAAACTAATTCACAATACAAGTATAATTGCTGGAAGTTCAGCCATTAACCAATTAGATGATTTTGCATTTAAAAAGGCTTTTATAACTGCGCAACACATAGATGAAGATGGCAATGTTTATGTTGATAATCACAGTGAACTAAATTTTATAAAAAAAGTTGTATCCGTTTCTGAAAAGAAATATTTATTAGTTGATTCTACAAAGTATAATTCAAAAGGATTAATTAAAATTTGTAATTTGATGCAATTTGACAAAGTGATAACAAAATAA